In a single window of the Arachis hypogaea cultivar Tifrunner chromosome 6, arahy.Tifrunner.gnm2.J5K5, whole genome shotgun sequence genome:
- the LOC140173735 gene encoding uncharacterized protein, producing MSGRKELFSSIDDSVKLLLKFGNSTKIPIEGKWHIPIRLKDGSLSYISDVFYAPELDYNLLSMGQLSEKGYKMITYRGYCTVFDNNGRFIDKAKMTSNRMFPLKIQHVNPSCMSSVILDDNWLSHMRFGHFHFSGLNYLSRKGLVSGLPRIHIPNCVCEICQLGKKHRDPFPTGKSWRARRLLEIVHSDLCSVEVPSNGSSRIL from the exons ATGTCTGGTAGAAAGGAGTTATTTTCTTCAATAGATGATTCAGTTAAACTATTATTGAAGTTTGGTAATAGTACAAAGATCCCTATTGAAGGAAAATGGCACATACCAATTAGATTGAAAGATGGTTCTCTGAGTTATATTTCTGATGTTTTCTATGCTCCTGAACTTGATTACAATTTACTGAGTATGGGGCAATTATCTGAGAAGGGATATAAGATGATAACTTATCGTGGATATTGCACTGTATTTGACAACAATGGAAGGTTCATTGATAAAGCAAAGATGACTTCAAACAGAATGTTTCcattaaaaattcaacatgttaATCCCTCTTGCATGAGTTCTGTGATACTTGATGATAACTGGTTGTCGCATATGCGGTTTGGGCACTTTCATTTTTCTGGCCTAAACTACCTGTCAAGAAAAGGACTTGTTTCTGGTCTACCACGGATTCATATTCCCAATTGTGTTTGTGAGATTTGTCAACTGGGAAAGAAGCACAGAGATCCATTCCCTACAGGAAAGTCTTGGAGAGCTAGAAGATTacttgaaattgtgcattcagatcTTTGTTCTGTAGAAGTTCCAAGTAATGGTAGTAGCAG AATACTTTAA
- the LOC112697191 gene encoding ribonucleoside-diphosphate reductase small chain: MPAIPEEPLLAPNPDRFCMFPIQYPEIWEMYKKAEASFWTAEEVDLSGDIRHWESLTDGERHFITHVLAFFAASDGIVLENLAGRFMKEVQVAEARAFYGFQIAIENIHSEMYSLLLETYIKDSSEKNRLFHAIETVPCVKKKAEWALRWIDGSESFAERIVAFACVEGIFFSGSFCSIFWLKKRGLMPGLTFSNELISRDEGLHCDFACLLYSLLRKKLPEERVKGIVKDAVDIEREFVCDALPCALVGMNGDLMSQYIEFVADRLLVALGCKKVYNVQNPFDWMELISLQGKTNFFEKRVGEYQKASVMSSLNGHGGVHVFKMDEDF, translated from the coding sequence ATGCCTGCAATTCCAGAAGAGCCACTCCTTGCTCCAAACCCTGACAGATTCTGCATGTTCCCAATCCAATACCCTGAGATATGGGAAATGTACAAGAAAGCGGAGGCATCGTTCTGGACAGCGGAGGAAGTTGACCTTTCCGGCGACATCCGCCACTGGGAATCTCTCACAGACGGCGAGCGCCACTTTATCACTCACGTCCTTGCCTTCTTCGCTGCATCCGACGGCATCGTCCTGGAGAATCTTGCCGGAAGGTTCATGAAGGAGGTTCAGGTCGCCGAGGCACGCGCCTTCTACGGCTTCCAGATCGCAATCGAGAACATCCACTCAGAGATGTACAGCCTCCTTCTCGAAACTTACATCAAAGACTCATCAGAGAAGAATCGTCTCTTCCACGCAATTGAGACCGTTCCTTGCGTAAAGAAGAAAGCTGAGTGGGCCCTACGATGGATCGATGGCTCAGAATCGTTCGCGGAACGCATCGTCGCGTTCGCCTGCGTCGAAGGGATCTTCTTCTCCGGGAGCTTCTGCTCGATATTTTGGCTGAAAAAGCGTGGGTTAATGCCAGGTTTAACCTTCTCGAACGAGTTGATCTCGCGAGATGAAGGCCTCCACTGCGATTTCGCGTGCTTGCTGTActctcttctgaggaagaagctccCTGAGGAGCGTGTGAAGGGGATCGTGAAGGACGCCGTGGATATAGAGAGGGAGTTTGTGTGCGACGCGCTTCCTTGCGCGTTGGTAGGAATGAACGGAGACCTGATGAGTCAGTATATTGAGTTCGTTGCAGATCGGTTGCTGGTGGCGCTTGGGTGCAAGAAGGTGTACAATGTTCAGAACCCTTTTGATTGGATGGAGCTTATTTCGCTTCAGGGGAAGACCAACTTCTTTGAAAAGCGTGTTGGGGAGTACCAGAAGGCTTCGGTTATGTCAAGCTTGAACGGTCACGGTGGTGTCCACGTGTTCAAGATGGATGAAGACTTTTAA